A segment of the Thalassospira sp. ER-Se-21-Dark genome:
GTCCTTGGTCTGTACTACATCTCCATGGAGCGTGATGGTCAGCCGGGCGAGGGCATGTCGTTTGTTAACATCGCCGAGATCGAGCAGGCACTGGATGAAGGTGTTGTAAACCTGCATTCCAAGGTCAATGCCCGTTACCACACGGTTGATGAAAACAACGAACCGATCACCGTTCGTGTTGCCACCACGCCGGGCCGCATGTTGCTGTCGGAACTTCTGCCGCGTCATCCGCGCATTCCGTTCTCGACCATCAACAAGCTGCTGACCAAGAAAGACGTCTCGAACGTTATCGACGTCGTCTATCGTCACTGTGGCCAGAAAGAGACCGTTATCTTTGCTGACCGCATGATGGGCCTTGGTTTCAACTGGGCATGTAAAGCCGGTATTTCGTTTGGCAAGGATGACATGATCATTCCGGACGCCAAGGAAAAGCTGGTTGGCGAGACCCATGAAAAGGTCAAGGAATACGAGCAGCAGTACCAGGATGGTCTCATCACCCGTGGTGAGAAATACAACAAGGTTGTTGACGCCTGGGCACAGTGCACCGACGACGTTTCCGAAGCGATGATGAAAGTCATCTCGGCAACGGCAGAAGGTGACAATGTGAACTCGGTTTACATGATGGCGCACTCCGGTGCCCGTGGTTCTGCCGCCCAGATGCGTCAGCTGGCTGCTATGCGTGGCCTGATGGCGAAACCGGATGGCTCGATCATCGAGACGCCGATTATTTCGAACTTTAAAGAAGGCCTGACCGTGCAGGAGTACTTCAACTCCACTCACGGTGCTCGTAAAGGTCTGGCTGATACCGCACTGAAAACGGCGAACTCGGGTTACCTGACCCGTCGTCTCGTTGACGTGGCCCAGGACTGCATCATCACTCAGCATGATTGTGGTACCGATCGTGGTCTCGACATCGCAGCCGTCGTCGACTCCGGTGAGGTTATCGAAACCCTTTCCGATCGTATCCTCGGTCGTTTCACCGCTGACGAGATTGTCAATCCGTCGACCGGTGAAATCATCGTACCGAAGAACGAAATGGTCGAAGAAGATCACCTTGATCTGATCGAAAAGGCTGGCGTCGAAATGGCGCGTATCCGTTCGGTTCTGACCTGTGACGCCGAAACCGGTGTTTGCGGCCATTGCTATGGTCGTGACCTGGCCCGCGGTACCACGGTCAACATCGGTGAAGCTGTCGGTGTTATCGCCGCACAGTCGATCGGTGAGCCGGGCACCCAGCTGACCATGCGTACGTTCCACATTGGTGGTGCCGCGCAGCGTGGTGCAGAAGTTTCCGGTGTCGAAGCAAACTTCGATGCCACCGTGAAACTGAAAAACCGCGCGGTTGTTGAGAACTCGTCGGGCGTGAATATCGTCATGGCGCGTAACCTCGAGATCCTGCTGATCGACAAGACCGGTCGTGAACGTGCGAAATATCGTGTTCCGTATGGTGCGAAACTTCTGACCGATGAAGGCGCGCAGGTTACCCGTGGCCAGAAACTGGCTGAATGGGATCCGTACACCCTGCCGATCATCACCGAGAAAGAAGGTTACGTGAACTATGTCGACCTTCTCGAGAACGTAACCATTCGCGAAGTCTATGACGAAGCGACCGGTATCGCCTCGAAGACGGTTATCGACTGGAAGAGCATGCCGAAGGCATCCGACCTTAAGCCGCGCGTTACCCTGCGTAACGAAAACGGCGAGGTCATCAACCTGGATAACGGTCTTGAAGCCCGTTACTTCCTCTCGGTTGATGCTATTCTCTCGGTCGAGAACGGTCAGAAGGTCGCCGCTGGTGACGTGCTTGCGCGTATCCCGCGTGAAGGTTCGAAAACCCGTGACATTACCGGTGGTCTGCCGCGTGTTGCCGAGCTGTTCGAAGCCCGTAAACCGAAAGAACACGCGATTATCTCGGATATCCCGGGTCGCGTCGAATTCGGCAAGGACTACAAGAACAAGCGTCGCGTCGTGGTTCATCCGCTCGAAGACTCGGGTCTGACCGAACCGGTCGAATACCTGATCCCGAAAGGCAAGCACCTTGCCGTTCAGGAAGGCGACTTCGTCGAGCAGGGCGATCAGCTTCTCGATGGTTCACCGGTTCCGCACGACATTCTGCGTGTTATGGGCGTCCCGGCACTGGCAGATTACCTGGTCAACGAGATCCAGGAAGTCTACCGTCTGCAGGGCGTGAAGATTAACGACAAGCACATCGAAGTCATCGTACGTCAGATGCTGCAGAAAGTGGAAATCACCAAACCGGGTGACACCACGCTTCTGGTTGGCGAAATCATTGACCGCGTTGATTTTGATGCCGAAAACGAACGTGCTCTTAAAGAAGGCGGCGAACTGGCCGAAGGCGCACCGGTCCTCCAGGGGATCACCAAAGCCTCGCTCCAGACGCACTCCTTCATTTCGGCCGCGTCGTTCCAGGAAACCACGCGCGTTCTTACCGAGGCTGCTGTCTCGGGCAAAACCGATACGCTTATCGGTCTGAAAGAGAACGTCATCGTGGGTCGTCTGATCCCGGCTGGTACCGGTGCGGTGATGAACCGCTTCCGTGCACTGGCTGCCGAACGCGACAAAAATGTACAGATCGAAGCAGAAGAGGAAATCGGCGACAACTTTGGTCCGCAATCCGATACTGCTTCACTGCCGGCAGGCGAATAAGTTCGTCGCGTCAGACAGTTAAAAAGAATCAGAAACGAGCCGGACTCTTATCGACGCACCGGCTCGTTTCGGCGTTTGAAGCGCCAACTCGAAGGCCCAGAGGGTTTTGCTTGACGCAAAAGGGGCCCGTCACTAGTATGCGCCCACCGAATCTAGGGGGGTGCAACTGTGCCGGTGCCGTTTTGTGCGGTAGCGGGCGGTTTTCGCCCCCCATCGCTTGAGTGCGACTCTGACGGCCGTCGAGGCAGGAACTCCTGCTTTTATGGGCGTCCGCGCGTGTTTTTGTACTTGTATAAAGACGCGTGGTCGCTCGTCGTGCGTCGATAAGAGCAACGCCCTAGTGGCGTCCGTTAAAGTAAAAGGGAAAGTTAATGCCCACTATTAACCAGTTGATCCGCAAAAAGCGGACTCCGCGCACCCAGCGCGATATGGTTCCGGCACTGGAAGCATGCCCGCAGAAACGCGGCGTTTGCACCCGTGTCTATACCACTACCCCGAAGAAGCCGAACTCGGCACTTCGTAAGGTTGCTCGTGTTCGTTTGACCAACGGCTACGAAGTTACCTCTTACATCCCGGGTGAAGGCCACAACCTGCAAGAACACTCCGTCGTAATGATCCGCGGCGGCCGTGTAAAAGATTTGCCGGGTGTCCGTTACCACATCATTCGCGGTACCCTCGATACGCAGGGTGTCAAAGACCGTAAACAGCGTCGTTCGAAATACGGCGCGAAGCGTCCGAAATAAGGAGCAGCTCAGATGTCACGTCGTCACGCTGCTGAAAAGCGCGAAGTTCTGCCTGACGCCAAATATGGCGATAAGGTTCTGACCAAGTTCATGAACGGTCTGATGCTGGATGGTAAAAAATCCGCAGCCGAAAAGATCGTTTATGGTGCCCTGGAAGTTATGGAAGGCAAGGGTGCAGACCCTGTTGCCCAGTTCCACGAAGCCATGGATAACGTGAAGCCGAACGTCGAAGTTCGTTCGCGCCGTGTTGGTGGTGCTACCTACCAGGTTCCGGTTGAAGTTCGTTCCGAGCGTCGTCAGGCTCTGGCCATTCGTTGGCTGGTTGACGCTGCGCGCAAACGTTCCGAGACCACCATGGTTGGTCGTCTTGCAGGCGAACTGATGGACGCAGCCAACAACCGTGGCTCGGCCGTCAAGAAACGCGAAGATA
Coding sequences within it:
- the rpoC gene encoding DNA-directed RNA polymerase subunit beta'; this encodes MNELMKIFGQPQGTQSFDQIRIQIASPERIRSWSFGEIKKPETINYRTFKPERDGLFCARIFGPVKDYECLCGKYKRMKYRGIICEKCGVEVTLAKVRRERMGHIELAAPVAHIWFMKSLPSRLGLLLDMTLKDLERILYFENYVVIEPGLTPLKMGELLSEDQYMTAQEEYGEDSFRAGIGAEAIRDMLAAIDLDEERETAKIDLKETNSEAKRKKLVKRLKLIEAFQESGARPEWMILEVIPVIPPELRPLVPLDGGRFATSDLNDLYRRVINRNNRLKRLIELRAPDIIVRNEKRMLQESVDALFDNGRRGRPITGANKRPLKSMSDMLKGKQGRFRQNLLGKRVDYSGRSVITVGPNLKLHQCGLPKKMALELFKPFVYAKLELYGMATTIKAAKRMVEKERAEVWDILEQVIREHPVMLNRAPTLHRLGIQAFEPTLIEGKAIQLHPLVCTAFNADFDGDQMAVHVPLSLEAQLEARTLMMSTNNILSPASGKPIIVPSQDIVLGLYYISMERDGQPGEGMSFVNIAEIEQALDEGVVNLHSKVNARYHTVDENNEPITVRVATTPGRMLLSELLPRHPRIPFSTINKLLTKKDVSNVIDVVYRHCGQKETVIFADRMMGLGFNWACKAGISFGKDDMIIPDAKEKLVGETHEKVKEYEQQYQDGLITRGEKYNKVVDAWAQCTDDVSEAMMKVISATAEGDNVNSVYMMAHSGARGSAAQMRQLAAMRGLMAKPDGSIIETPIISNFKEGLTVQEYFNSTHGARKGLADTALKTANSGYLTRRLVDVAQDCIITQHDCGTDRGLDIAAVVDSGEVIETLSDRILGRFTADEIVNPSTGEIIVPKNEMVEEDHLDLIEKAGVEMARIRSVLTCDAETGVCGHCYGRDLARGTTVNIGEAVGVIAAQSIGEPGTQLTMRTFHIGGAAQRGAEVSGVEANFDATVKLKNRAVVENSSGVNIVMARNLEILLIDKTGRERAKYRVPYGAKLLTDEGAQVTRGQKLAEWDPYTLPIITEKEGYVNYVDLLENVTIREVYDEATGIASKTVIDWKSMPKASDLKPRVTLRNENGEVINLDNGLEARYFLSVDAILSVENGQKVAAGDVLARIPREGSKTRDITGGLPRVAELFEARKPKEHAIISDIPGRVEFGKDYKNKRRVVVHPLEDSGLTEPVEYLIPKGKHLAVQEGDFVEQGDQLLDGSPVPHDILRVMGVPALADYLVNEIQEVYRLQGVKINDKHIEVIVRQMLQKVEITKPGDTTLLVGEIIDRVDFDAENERALKEGGELAEGAPVLQGITKASLQTHSFISAASFQETTRVLTEAAVSGKTDTLIGLKENVIVGRLIPAGTGAVMNRFRALAAERDKNVQIEAEEEIGDNFGPQSDTASLPAGE
- the rpsL gene encoding 30S ribosomal protein S12; the protein is MPTINQLIRKKRTPRTQRDMVPALEACPQKRGVCTRVYTTTPKKPNSALRKVARVRLTNGYEVTSYIPGEGHNLQEHSVVMIRGGRVKDLPGVRYHIIRGTLDTQGVKDRKQRRSKYGAKRPK
- the rpsG gene encoding 30S ribosomal protein S7 gives rise to the protein MSRRHAAEKREVLPDAKYGDKVLTKFMNGLMLDGKKSAAEKIVYGALEVMEGKGADPVAQFHEAMDNVKPNVEVRSRRVGGATYQVPVEVRSERRQALAIRWLVDAARKRSETTMVGRLAGELMDAANNRGSAVKKREDTHRMAEANKAFAHYRW